TGCGTCGCGTTGACGATGTGGTGGATCGTGACGACGTGCGGGTGGGCGAGTCGGGCGAGCGCCTGGGCCTCACGCAGCACACGTGCGCTGAGCATCCGCGCCCGGGCGGGATCGGTGTCCTGCAGGGCGGCGTCCGGCGGGCGCACCTCCTTCAGTGCGACCTCACGGTGCAGCACGACGTCGCGGGCCCGCCACACATTGCCCATGCCACCACTGCCAAGCCTGCCGAGCAGCTCGAACCGGCCGTCGATGAGCCGTCTGCCACTCCCCCTGTTGTCCATGGCAGGTCAGCTTACGAGGAAGTCATCGGCCCCCGCACAGCACACCCGGCATGGTGCGCGTAGGCACGCCGAGGCCCGGATCCCGGCACGGTGCGGTGCGGTCGGCGCCTCCGCGGGTCGCATCGCCGTCGGAGGTGAATTCCCGCGTGTGGCGGGCTCAATGGCCGGCGAGGAGCTTCACGGCGATGACGGCGATCCCGATGCCCATGTCGATCAGCCCCGAGACCACCGCGTACAGCGGCCCGTTGCCCATCCGCAGACCGGTGCGCCAGCCCCAGAAGAACAAGGTTCCGACCTCGACGGCGGCGCTCATCAGCAGCGCCGGGGCCAGTTCCATCGCGCCGAGCGCGGATGCCCCGATCAGCACCAGCGGGCCAACTGCGGAGAGCAGCAGCGGCGCGGACACATAGAGCGTGGTGCGCAGTTCGATGCGGCTCGCGCCGCGGTTCGTGACGGCCCGGTGCGCCTGCTCGTCGGCGACCACAGTGGCCAGCCAGACCCCGAGCGCCGTGACGGCCACGGTGAGCGCGGCCTCCAGATGGTCGGGCACCGCCGTCTCGGCGAGTGCCACCACGACGGCGGTGAGGGTGAGGGTCGCGTAGATCCGCTCCTTGAGGCGGGCGGCCGCGGTGTCACCGGCGCGTGCGGCCGTGGCCGCCGTGCTCCCCGACGGAGCGGACGCCGGATCGGACCCGGGATCGGTCATGAGGCCGCAGGGCCGGACGGTGCGGACCGGGCACCGGCCAGGATCGGGGTCATACTGGTGCGCCCTTCCACGGACGGACACTTTCCGGTGGCTCACCGTAGTCGAAGGGGCACAGCGCGGGCGGGTGCCCCACCGGGCGGCGCGGGGCTCAGGGAGTCGGGATGCCGCCGGGCCGGGCCGGGCGGCCGAAGCGGACCGGCACCCCCGGGGAGTACAGCACGCTCACCGGCGCCCCGGTGGGTGCCGACAGGCCGGCGGCCCGTATCAGGTCCTCCTCGCAGGCGAGCAGTTCGGCACGGTGCAGGGGCCAGCGCGGGTGCGTGTTCGGCAGGTACACCGGCCGGTCGAAGAAGGCGTTGTGCATACCCCAGCGTGCCGTGAGGAAGTGCTCCAGCTCGTTCGGCTCGTCGACGCGCTCCCCGACCCGTATCGCGACCCGGCTGCGCGCCCCGCGCGGGCCCGGCCACCGCCGCTCGCTGGTGTAGGTGAGAGTGTCGCCTTCGCGTTCGATGGCCATCCGTGACCACAGGTAGGGCAGCCGGAAGACCGCGCGGGCCATGGCGACCGGGATCAGCCTGGAGGCGTCGAGGGAGCGGAAGACCACACCTCGGCGGCCGTGCTCGTCGACCGAGTACAGCCGGACGTTGGTCTCCGGGAAGGTGCCGAGATACGGGATGCCCGGGAGCCGGAACCACCCCACGCGGTGCATACGGAAGGCGACGAGCCCGACGTAGGTGACGCCGTCCAGCGTGTCGGGGACGGTGCCTGCGGGCAGCATCCGAGCCACCTCGTCCGGTTCCGCCGCCCAGTGGAGGAAGGCGAGGTCGAACCACGACTGGGTGAGCAGTGGCCGGGCGGTTTCTCCGGGCGGGTCCGGGTCGATGCCTCGCGGAGCGATGGCTTCCGGGGTGATGGTTTCCGATACGCGAGGAGTGAGCGTCACCGGGCCAGTGTGCCGGCGTCCCGGTCCGCCGCCGGAGGCAGGCCGTGCTCCGCGAGGCGGCCGACCGTCAGGCCGCGTGCCCGGCATGCCCCGACCAAAGCGGGAAGCGCGCCCAGCGCGGCACGCCAGCACCCCGGGGCTCCGCAGGCGTCGGTGTCGTGCAACAGCACGGTCGCTCCGCCTCGAAGCCCCCGGACCGCTTCGGCGAAGACGCTCTCGGGGGTTGCCCGGGCCGTCCAGTCGCGTCCCCATTCGGACCACAGGACCGTCGAGAGTCCGGCCCGCCGGGCGGCGCCGAGTCGGCCGCCGGTGAGGATCCCAAAGGGCGGCCGGTACCAGCGCGGGTACGTACCGGAGACCCGCCGTACGAGCGCGGCGGTACGCAGCACGTCGCGGGCGTCCCGGCGGGGATGGGGTGCCCAGGGTCTGTTGTGCCGCCATCCGTGGACCGCGAGTTCGTGTCCTTCGGCCGCGATCCGCTGTCCGAGACCGGGATGCCGTGCCAGGCGCTCGCCGATGACGAAGAAGGTGGCGCGTACCGAGAGCCGGTCGAGGGCCAGCAGGAAATGCGGGGTGGTGGCGGGGTCGGGTCCGTCGTCGAAGGTGAGGGCCACCCGGCCGGGGTTCCCGCGGCCGTCCAGCCCGACGCCGGGTCCGGGCCCTGGCACGAGCCCGCGCTTCGCGCCGAGTGCCGCGCGGACCGGTGGCAGCCAGGTCGCGGCGGGGCCGATGTGCCACGCGGCGACGGCCAGTGCGGCGAATGCCGCGGCAGAGCGGGCCGACGGCCCCTGCGGATGGACCGGCTTCACCACGGCGCCTCCTCCTCACGGTCACGGCCCGAGATCAGCGGTGATCCCGCCAGGTACACGCTGGCCGCCACCAGGACGGCCAGGGCTGTCAGCTCGGGCACGATCCGCGTGCCGAGCTCGACCTGCTCGTCGAACAGCAGCACACCCAGGACCACACTGAGGAACGCGTCCCCCAGGGTCAGCGCGGGCTGGGAGGCGACCAGGGTGCCCGCCCTCAGGGTCAGTTGCAGCAGAAGGAAGCTGCCGACGCCGACCGCCAGCGCCGCGTAGGGCTGCCAGGTGGTGGCCGCGACGGTGAATCCCTGGGCCAGCCTGCCGGTCGTGTCCTTGACGAGCGCCGCCGTGCAGGAGAACCCGATCGCGGTGGCGGTACCGAACACGGCGGCTCGCGGGGCCGGGCGAAGCGCCTTCCCGACACCCATCAGCAGGGCCACGGCCGCACCGGCCGACACCCCCGTCCACAGCCACCGCGTCCCCGGAACCGTGGCCAGCCCGCCGGACGTCCCGGTCAGCGCGAGGAACGAGGCCAGCCCGGCCGCCAGTGCCACGAACGCCCACCGGGTGCGGTGGTCGGGCCTCACTCGGAACACGGCCGCTCCGATGATCAGCGTGAACAGCAGCTCGGTGGTCATCACGGGCTGGACGACCGCGAGCGGCCCGGCGGCCAGGGCCCCCGCCTGGCACAGCCCGGAGGCGAACAGCGCGCCCACACCCCACAGCCACACCGGGCGGTGCGCCAGACGGCGCAGCCAGGACCACCGCCGCTCGTCGGGCCGAACGTGCTCCCGGGCGGCGGCCCGGCGCTGGAGCACGGACGCCGTCGCATTGCCGAGCGCCGCGAGCAGCGCCAGCGAGACCGAGAGCGTGGTCATGGGCGACGGTCCCTGATGCCCGGCTCAGCCGACGCGCTTGGCGAGTGACCGGAAGACACCGGGGGCGACCCCGTGCAGCCTGGCAGGCAGCCCGAGCCAGCCCGGTACGAAGAGGTCGTCGCGGCCTCGTACCAGGGAGCGTCGGACCGCTCGCGCGACCCGCTCGGCGGACACCGGTCGGGGCCGTTCACGGTGGTAGGGCGCTCCTCTGTGGGCGAAGAACGGGGTGTCCACAGCGCCCGGTGACACCAGGCCCACCTTGATCCGGGTGCCGGCGAGCTCGTAGCGCAGACTGTCAGCGAAGCTCTGGAGCGCTCCCTTGGTGGCGGAGTAGACGGCCTCGTTGGCGACCCCGACGGCACCCGCCATGGAACCGACGAGCACGATCCGCCCCGAGTCGCGGTCGAGCATATGGGGCAGCAGCAGGCGCACGAGGTGCACGACGGCGGCCAGATTGACCGTGAGAAGCCGGTCCACGGCATCGGCCGGCATGTCCACCAGTGGGCCGGCCCAGCCGATGCCCGCGCCCGCGACCAGTGCGTCCACCCGCCCCGCGCACTCCAGTGCCTCGCGGACCAGTTGCTCATGGCCGGAGGAATCGGAGAGGTCGGCCGGTAGCGCGGTCCCGCCGGTCCGCTGTGCGACCCCGGCCAGGCGGGCCTCGTCACGGCCGTTGAGCAGGAGCAGCCACCGGTCCTCGGCACCGAGCAGTTCGGCGGTCGCCTCGCCGATACCCGATGACGCACCGGTGATGAGTGCCACCGGTCGCCCCGCGCCGTGTCGCGTGGGGTTCGGGGACACGCCGGGCGCTGTGTCAGGCATCGTCGGTCCTCCGGGTTCTCGTACTCCCTGGCCTGTGCCAGCTTCTGTGCTGGGACGCCGAACGGCCGGGTGCCTCGGGGCGGCGCACCTGGCGAGCCACCCGAACGGGCCGATTCGCCGGCGGTCCCGCAAGGCATTCAGCCTCTGGGCGGTGGGCGCCGTGGGGCGCGAACCGTTCCTTTCTTTGTCGTGTTCGGGAGGGCCATGGCCAGACGACGGTTCCTGGTGCTCAGCGCGAGCATGGGCGCGGGCCATGACGCCGTGGCCGCCGAACTGGCCCGACGGCTGCACGCACGGGGCGGCGACGTCCTCGTCCGGGATGTCCTCACGCTGCTGCCCATGGCTACGGGGACCGCCCTGCGCCACTCCTACCGTGCGGTGGTCCGGCACTCCCCGTGGCTGTACGCGGGCGTCTACGCGCTGTTCCTGTCACCGGGTCGCGGTGGCGCCGCGGTGAGCGGCACTCCGCTGGCCAGGACGGCCGAGCGGCGGCTGCTGGCGCTGGCCGGCCGCTGGCGCCCCGACGCGGTGGTGTCCACCTTCCATCTCGCCGGCCAGGTCACCGGCCGACTACGCGAGCGCGGGGCGCTGTCCGTACCCGCCGCCGTGTTCATCACCGACTTCGCGGCGCACCGCGGCTGGCTGCACCCCGGCAACGACCTCCATGTGTGTGTCACGGACGGGGTCGCGGCAGCGGCTCGCGGCGCGACCGGCAGGCCCGCGGTGGTCTCCGGGCCTGTCGTGGCTCCGGAGTTCCGGGCCGCCGCCGGATCCGACACGCAGTCGACCGGCTGGGAATCCGTCTTCTCCCGGCACAGCGGACGCCGCCCGGCGGTCCTGGTGTCGGCCGGGGCATGGGGTGCGGGCTCAGCCCTGACGGGTACGGCGCGCTCACTGGCCGAACACGGTGTACTGCCGGTGCTGCTCTGCGGCCGTGACGGCGCGCTGCTGCGGCGGGCGTCCGCGGTGCCCGGTGCGCTTGCGTTGGGCTGGGTGCCGGACTTGGCTCCGCTGATGGCGTCGGCCCGGGTGCTGGTCGACAACGCGGCGGGGCAGACGGCGGTGCAGGCTCTGGCGGCGGGCGTTCCGGTGGTCGGCTACCGTCCCATCCCCGGGCATGGCGCCGAAGGCGTGCGGCTGATGGCGGAGGCGGGACTGTCGGTGCGAGCCCGGGACCAGGCAGGGCTGGTGTCGGCGGTCGGTCGGTTGGCGCGGGCCGGTCCCCACCGCGACCGGCAGCTCGCCAGGGGGGCGGATGTGTTCCGCGCGGACGCGGCCGATCTCATCACGGACGTCCTGTTCGACGGGCGCGGCCGTGCTCAGCAGGCGCCGCGGGAGGACGGCGGGGCGGAGTGAGCCGGTGGGACCGGCGAGGCACCGCGGGGCGACGCAAGCCGGTGGGAGAGGGCTCCTCACCGAGCCGTGCGCGGCAGGACCCGCGCGAGGAGCACCGCCACGTCGTCCTGGACCTCGGAGGTCAGCAACTGGTCGAGGATGTGATCGCAGATCTCGTCCAGCGGGTGGTCGAGCTGCCGCAGCGCACCGCCGAGTTCGCGCATGCCCTGGTCGACGTCCCGATCCCGGGTCTCGATCAGGCCGTCGGTGTAGAGGACCAGCAGGCTCCCGGGCAGAAGGGTGACGCGCTCGGTCTGGAAACCCGGGGCGCAGGTGCCCAGGGGTACGCCCGGTGGGCCGTCGAGGAAGGTGACCGCTCCCAGCGGATCGACGATCGCGGGCGGTGGATGGCCGGCCCTGGCGATCTCGCAACTGCCGGTCAACGGATCGTGGACGGCGTAGACACAGGTGGCCATCTCGTGTTCGCCGAGTTCGGCCACGGCGGCGTCGAGCGAGCTGAGAATGCGGTCCGGGTTGAAACCGTGGCGGGCCAGTGTGCGTACCGCCGTGCGCAGTTGGCCCATCACCGCCGCCGAGTGGACACCGTGGCCCATGACATCACCGATCACCAAGCCGGTGCTGCCGTCGGGTAGGGCGATGGCATCGAACCAGTCACCGCCCACGGCTTGGTCGCTCGCGGGCAGGTAGCGTCCGGTGAGCTCCAGACCGGCGACCCGGGGCAGTGAGCTGTGGGCCAGGCTGCGCCGCAGGGCGAGCGAGGCAGCCCGCTGCGCGGTGTACATGCGGGCGTTGTCGATGCTCAGCGCCGCCCGGGCGACGAGTTCGTCGATGAGCACGCAGTCCTGGTCGTCGAACGGCTCGCGATCGCGGGTACGGGTCAGCACGACCGCCCCCAGTACCCTGCCGCGCGCGACCAGCGGGACCAGTCGTGCGCAGGACATCCGGTCGGCGAAGTAGGTGCGCAGTCGCTCGCCCTGCGGGCCGGGCATCAGGGCTGAGAGGTCGGACTGGTAGAGGTTCATCGGGCGTCCCTCGGCCATCACCTGCTCGTACACCGAGCCGGCGGGGACCTGGAAGGTCATCCCCACGACCAGCTTCGCCGTGGGGGACTCCGAATCGGGGAAGGCCACGGCGACCCTGCGCATCACGCCGTGGCTGGAGGAGGCGGCCTCGTCGGGATCGATGACCTCTTCGAACAGCTGCACGTCCGCGGAGTCGGACAGCTGCGGCACCAGCAGCCGCACCACTTCGTCGGCGGTCTGCCGAAGGTCCAGTGTGGTACCGACACGGGTCCCCGCCTCGGCCAGCAGCGAGAACCGCCGGCGTGCCCGCTCGGCCTCGGCCTGGGCCCGCTGTCCCTCGGTGATGTCGATCAGTGAGGCGATCAGTCCGAGGCTCTGGCCACCGGTGTCGAGCAGCGGCGCACAGGAGCAGGACCAGGTGCGGTCGTGCCCGGGGTCGGCCCGGGTGCGGCCCGTGCCGCGCACATCGACCACCGACACACCGTCGGCGAACGCCTGCCGCATCACCCGCTCGAGGGCCCGGGTCACAGAGCCCGGCGCCACATCGGACGGGCGCTTGCCCAGGTGCTCGGCGGCGGACACGCCATTCATCCGGGCGAGCGCGTCATTGACCCGTAGGTAGCGCAGGTCGGGATCGAGCATGGCCAGGCCGATGGGCGACTGGGTGAAGAGGCCCTCCATGGCCGCCAAAGCGTCCCGCATCCTCAGGACGGCCGATGTCTCCACGGCCACCACCAGGATGCCCGTGTCGCCACCCGGGGCGGGAGAAGGGCAGATCCACATCTCCATGGGCACGATGTGCCCGTCACGGTGGCGTACGGGGAGGGCGCCGACGATGGTCTCTCCCGCGATGACCTTTTCGTTCAGCTGTTCGGCGAGCCGCCAGTTGGTCTCGGGCACCAGGATGGGGATGCCGTTGCGGCCCAGCAGCTGCTCCGCGGTGTAGCCGAGCAGGTCCCGGGCGGCGAGCGACCATTCGAGGAGTACGCCCTTGGTGTCGGTCTTCCAGAGGGCGACCGGCAGGAGATCGCGGAGCACGCCCGCGTAGCCGACCGCCGTGACGGGCTGGTCCGGCACGTTCCTCGCGCGACGCTCGTCTGTGTCCACGCAACGACCTCACTCCGGGGACTGCGGGCCCTTGCCGGGCTCGTGGTCCCCGCGGTCTTCCGGCCGGGGGCACTGGCGTGCGCACCCCACGGCACCCGGAGGCGGTCACTCCATCCGCCGGTATGTCAGGATCTCCCTAGATCACCCTATCCAAGGCGCTCTCATGGGCAAGCGAAGCGGGCCAGGGGGGACCACCACGGACGGTGACTACGCCGGGCCGCGCGTGGTGACCGTGAAGAGCCCGCCGTCCGGATCGCGGAGCATGACACGCCGGGCGGCGGCAGGAACGTCATCCGGGCCGTGCCCTGGGCCGGGCGGGGGCGGGA
This DNA window, taken from Streptomyces sp. SCSIO 30461, encodes the following:
- a CDS encoding polysaccharide deacetylase family protein; its protein translation is MVKPVHPQGPSARSAAAFAALAVAAWHIGPAATWLPPVRAALGAKRGLVPGPGPGVGLDGRGNPGRVALTFDDGPDPATTPHFLLALDRLSVRATFFVIGERLARHPGLGQRIAAEGHELAVHGWRHNRPWAPHPRRDARDVLRTAALVRRVSGTYPRWYRPPFGILTGGRLGAARRAGLSTVLWSEWGRDWTARATPESVFAEAVRGLRGGATVLLHDTDACGAPGCWRAALGALPALVGACRARGLTVGRLAEHGLPPAADRDAGTLAR
- a CDS encoding SpoIIE family protein phosphatase encodes the protein MDTDERRARNVPDQPVTAVGYAGVLRDLLPVALWKTDTKGVLLEWSLAARDLLGYTAEQLLGRNGIPILVPETNWRLAEQLNEKVIAGETIVGALPVRHRDGHIVPMEMWICPSPAPGGDTGILVVAVETSAVLRMRDALAAMEGLFTQSPIGLAMLDPDLRYLRVNDALARMNGVSAAEHLGKRPSDVAPGSVTRALERVMRQAFADGVSVVDVRGTGRTRADPGHDRTWSCSCAPLLDTGGQSLGLIASLIDITEGQRAQAEAERARRRFSLLAEAGTRVGTTLDLRQTADEVVRLLVPQLSDSADVQLFEEVIDPDEAASSSHGVMRRVAVAFPDSESPTAKLVVGMTFQVPAGSVYEQVMAEGRPMNLYQSDLSALMPGPQGERLRTYFADRMSCARLVPLVARGRVLGAVVLTRTRDREPFDDQDCVLIDELVARAALSIDNARMYTAQRAASLALRRSLAHSSLPRVAGLELTGRYLPASDQAVGGDWFDAIALPDGSTGLVIGDVMGHGVHSAAVMGQLRTAVRTLARHGFNPDRILSSLDAAVAELGEHEMATCVYAVHDPLTGSCEIARAGHPPPAIVDPLGAVTFLDGPPGVPLGTCAPGFQTERVTLLPGSLLVLYTDGLIETRDRDVDQGMRELGGALRQLDHPLDEICDHILDQLLTSEVQDDVAVLLARVLPRTAR
- a CDS encoding MGDG synthase family glycosyltransferase, encoding MARRRFLVLSASMGAGHDAVAAELARRLHARGGDVLVRDVLTLLPMATGTALRHSYRAVVRHSPWLYAGVYALFLSPGRGGAAVSGTPLARTAERRLLALAGRWRPDAVVSTFHLAGQVTGRLRERGALSVPAAVFITDFAAHRGWLHPGNDLHVCVTDGVAAAARGATGRPAVVSGPVVAPEFRAAAGSDTQSTGWESVFSRHSGRRPAVLVSAGAWGAGSALTGTARSLAEHGVLPVLLCGRDGALLRRASAVPGALALGWVPDLAPLMASARVLVDNAAGQTAVQALAAGVPVVGYRPIPGHGAEGVRLMAEAGLSVRARDQAGLVSAVGRLARAGPHRDRQLARGADVFRADAADLITDVLFDGRGRAQQAPREDGGAE
- a CDS encoding DMT family transporter, coding for MTTLSVSLALLAALGNATASVLQRRAAAREHVRPDERRWSWLRRLAHRPVWLWGVGALFASGLCQAGALAAGPLAVVQPVMTTELLFTLIIGAAVFRVRPDHRTRWAFVALAAGLASFLALTGTSGGLATVPGTRWLWTGVSAGAAVALLMGVGKALRPAPRAAVFGTATAIGFSCTAALVKDTTGRLAQGFTVAATTWQPYAALAVGVGSFLLLQLTLRAGTLVASQPALTLGDAFLSVVLGVLLFDEQVELGTRIVPELTALAVLVAASVYLAGSPLISGRDREEEAPW
- a CDS encoding YqjF family protein, which translates into the protein MTLTPRVSETITPEAIAPRGIDPDPPGETARPLLTQSWFDLAFLHWAAEPDEVARMLPAGTVPDTLDGVTYVGLVAFRMHRVGWFRLPGIPYLGTFPETNVRLYSVDEHGRRGVVFRSLDASRLIPVAMARAVFRLPYLWSRMAIEREGDTLTYTSERRWPGPRGARSRVAIRVGERVDEPNELEHFLTARWGMHNAFFDRPVYLPNTHPRWPLHRAELLACEEDLIRAAGLSAPTGAPVSVLYSPGVPVRFGRPARPGGIPTP
- a CDS encoding SDR family NAD(P)-dependent oxidoreductase, which codes for MPDTAPGVSPNPTRHGAGRPVALITGASSGIGEATAELLGAEDRWLLLLNGRDEARLAGVAQRTGGTALPADLSDSSGHEQLVREALECAGRVDALVAGAGIGWAGPLVDMPADAVDRLLTVNLAAVVHLVRLLLPHMLDRDSGRIVLVGSMAGAVGVANEAVYSATKGALQSFADSLRYELAGTRIKVGLVSPGAVDTPFFAHRGAPYHRERPRPVSAERVARAVRRSLVRGRDDLFVPGWLGLPARLHGVAPGVFRSLAKRVG